The stretch of DNA TAACTATCCACTAATAAGCAGCCCTAAATTGTTTATACTCATTGGTGAAATTAGCAAAtccaaaaaaagagtaaaatatcaCGTCAATGAAATATGCTAAGCATAATAAAGCGAAAAGGGCTAATATGAAATTGTGCAAGTTGAGACCTAGAATAGCAAGATTAGCTTACCTCATCGACATACTCGTCAAGTTGAGAATGAAGAATTGTTTGGGCAAATAAAACATACGGCTCTGGACGACCCATTCTGTCTTATTGAAATCTAGCTAAACATGCCTGCAATGATTAGAAGCTTCGCTATTGAGTTTCCGGATGAGAACTAACTcatggacaaaaaaaaaaatcaagaatttTTGTAGAAGTACACAATGAAATAGCAAAAGTTTAATCCTTTTTCACTTCATTCGCTTGTAAGAAAAGGCGTAACTACGATTAACTCTCAATGCAATGAGTTCTTGCACACACACGGGTGCGCGCGCGCACCGTGCATTTCATGCAAAAAGTGTTAGCGAACTTCAACCCCCAAAAAATTTAGTAGCGAATATCCTTACGTAGAAGGTAAAGAATCCtaccaaataaattatcccttagtttccaactaaaaatataaaaaacccACACGGAACAGCAAAATGACATTATCCGcaccaaagagagagagagagagagagagatccctAAGGACCAAAAACGCATTTCATTTAACAAGAACAATTGGGAGTATAACAGACCTATAATTAGGAATTAGGGTTTCGTTCGGCCCATTACCCCTCTGCTTGGTGAGGCTTCAACCATATCTTCTTCAACTCGCCCCAATTTCTCCTCCGTCCCCCCACGGAGAAGGATCAAacacaatgagagagagagaaagagaaggggggAGGAtcggagagggagaagaagcaggGTAATGGAGGGGCGTGGGGTTTAGAGAGAACGAGCGAGGGGTCGGCGCGATCTAATATAGGTTCGGCCCATTACGGCCCAGGAATTGTGAATTGGGCCCCAAATAGTACCAAGGCCCAAACACGTGTTCTCTATTGGGCTTTGATTCGGTTTTATTCattaataaactttaaatatcattattattaatctACTCTCTCCCCATgtgtatatttaaatatatacatcaacaatatatttcaatatttcaaaaatggAAAACCCAAAGCATTTCCCGTTGCTCAAGTATAAAAAGTTACAACTAATTAAACCAAAAATGTCGGAGCACAGATAAATACGTAGATGTACAAggtatagagaaaaaaaaataataataattggaacCATAGAATGAATCAAAACACAAAGTTCAGATAATTTTTATACGTTTATcccaaaaaggaaaagaaagaacataGAGAGCGAGATGCCAAAActataaaagagagaaaatagatAAAAGATAGCTAGTTTAAAAAGAAGAGCATAAGATACAATTTTTCGTCCTCTTTGTTTCTCTTGAATCTGTGGATGCTATGAACCACAAATATTATCTGAGCAACCTGAGGCTCTTTTTCTTATCTCTCAATCACCATCTTAACGAAAAGAGCATAAATTTTTGCATTGCAGTAACTCATTTGCTGATATAGAAACACATCAATTGCTGAAGCAACAAGAATCAATTGACACATACACTGACACAAATGGaccaaagaagagaaaaaaaatcaagctcATGAAAATTTTGGTAGATCTTGCTTAAACTTGATGTCATCAAAATAAAACGTTCTCGCCAAGCATCGAATAAGCTGTTCATGGATCACTTCATCGGCCGGAAGCTCCGCATTCGTCTCTCTTCTCAACGACGTCACTTCCTTATCGGCGATACCGCACGGCACAATGTGCTTAAAGTAGTCGAGCTCGGGGTCGATGTTAAGAGCCAATCCGTGACAAGTTATTCCCGAAGATATCCTAACACCGACGGCACCGATCTTTCTGTCTCCGACCCAAACGCCGGTCTCGCCGGCTCTCCCTGGACGAGCTTTCACGCCGTGCGAAGCAGCCACTTCGATCATCACGGATTCGAGGCCTTCCACGTATTTTCTCGCACCGAATCCGATTTCTCGGAGGGAGAGGATAGGGTAGAGAACGGCCTGTCTCGGGCCGTGGAATGTAATGTCCCCCCCTCGCTCTGTGTAGTGAAGCTCCGCGCCGATCCTCGTGAGGTCGGACTCCGGGACTAGCAAGTTGTGACGCGTTCGCCTTTTCCCGAGCGTGTACGTGGGGGGGTGCTGGAGGGATAGAACGAGGTCGGGGACTACGCCGGCTTTTCGTCCGGCGAAAAGCTTCTCCTGGAGCTTCAGTGCCTCCAAGTAGTTCACAATTCCCATTTTCCACACCTCGAGGCTCCTCCTCGCTTTCATGTTTTGAAATTTAGGAGCTGTTTGGAAGCGGAAAGTTAGAAAGCGAGCCAAGTTGTGAGTTTCGCAGACTCGACTTCACCCTTCAAATCCCACCGAAGTCGCAAGATCGTTCGACTTCGACTTCGACTTCGGTGCCTAAATAAATGTCAATGACTACGACTTTCACGAAGTCGCGAGCTCAGGATAACTGCTACTTGA from Ananas comosus cultivar F153 linkage group 18, ASM154086v1, whole genome shotgun sequence encodes:
- the LOC109724033 gene encoding octanoyltransferase, with protein sequence MKARRSLEVWKMGIVNYLEALKLQEKLFAGRKAGVVPDLVLSLQHPPTYTLGKRRTRHNLLVPESDLTRIGAELHYTERGGDITFHGPRQAVLYPILSLREIGFGARKYVEGLESVMIEVAASHGVKARPGRAGETGVWVGDRKIGAVGVRISSGITCHGLALNIDPELDYFKHIVPCGIADKEVTSLRRETNAELPADEVIHEQLIRCLARTFYFDDIKFKQDLPKFS